One segment of Comamonas thiooxydans DNA contains the following:
- the folE gene encoding GTP cyclohydrolase I, translating to MFRDLADMKKDNSAEGTPVSVKIRERLQAANKRFHANDNIAEFIEPGELEKLLDEVQEKMQGVLDSMVIDTVHDHNTRATARRVAKMYVNEVFRGRYVHQPAITEFPNAEHLNELMIVGPITVRSACSHHLCPVIGKIWIGVLPNKNTNVIGLSKYARLVDWIMGRPQIQEEAIIQLADLIMDKTRPDGLAVVMEASHFCMSWRGVREMDSKMLNSVMRGAFLTNSELRREFLSLIAARK from the coding sequence ATGTTCAGAGATCTCGCCGACATGAAAAAAGACAACTCAGCCGAAGGAACACCCGTTTCGGTCAAGATCCGCGAGCGGCTGCAGGCAGCTAACAAACGTTTCCACGCCAACGACAACATTGCCGAATTCATTGAGCCCGGCGAGCTGGAGAAGCTGCTGGACGAGGTGCAGGAGAAGATGCAGGGCGTGCTCGACTCCATGGTCATCGACACCGTGCACGACCACAACACGCGCGCCACGGCCCGCCGTGTGGCCAAGATGTATGTGAATGAGGTGTTCCGCGGCCGTTATGTGCATCAGCCGGCCATCACCGAATTCCCCAACGCCGAACACCTGAATGAGCTGATGATCGTCGGCCCGATCACCGTGCGCAGCGCCTGCAGCCACCACCTGTGCCCCGTGATCGGCAAGATCTGGATCGGCGTGCTGCCCAACAAGAACACCAATGTGATCGGTCTGTCCAAGTACGCGCGTCTGGTGGACTGGATCATGGGCCGTCCGCAGATTCAGGAAGAAGCCATCATCCAGCTGGCCGACCTGATCATGGACAAGACTCGTCCCGACGGACTGGCCGTGGTCATGGAAGCCTCGCATTTCTGCATGTCCTGGCGCGGCGTGCGCGAGATGGATTCCAAGATGCTGAACTCCGTCATGCGCGGTGCCTTCCTCACCAACTCCGAACTGCGCCGCGAATTCCTGTCGCTCATAGCAGCTAGAAAATAA
- a CDS encoding FmdB family zinc ribbon protein, whose translation MPIYAYKCGSCGHAKDVLQKISDAPLTVCPACGAEAFSKQLTAPGFQLKGSGWYATDFKNSGSKPAASTSSSSDSAAAPAAAAPAPANS comes from the coding sequence ATGCCTATCTATGCATACAAGTGTGGCTCCTGCGGTCACGCCAAAGATGTGCTGCAGAAAATCTCGGACGCGCCGCTGACCGTGTGCCCAGCTTGCGGGGCCGAGGCCTTTTCCAAGCAGCTCACCGCTCCGGGCTTTCAGCTCAAGGGTTCTGGCTGGTATGCCACGGACTTCAAGAACAGCGGCAGCAAGCCGGCTGCAAGCACCTCTTCATCCAGTGACAGTGCCGCTGCACCTGCAGCAGCTGCCCCTGCGCCCGCCAATTCCTGA
- the nudB gene encoding dihydroneopterin triphosphate diphosphatase codes for MEVRPYKIPQSVLVVIYREDGQVLLLRRSIAAPEGEPFWQSVTGSKDSLDEDWHETAVREVLEETGIDALAPDCCLTDWELENVYAIYPQWLHRYAPGVSHNQERVFGLRVPPHLTVHLNPREHTAHDWHDWREAAQRCFSSSNAEAILLLPRFEPALIERRCRQQP; via the coding sequence ATGGAAGTCAGGCCCTACAAGATTCCGCAGTCCGTGCTGGTTGTGATCTACCGTGAAGACGGGCAGGTGTTGCTGCTGCGCCGAAGCATTGCCGCGCCCGAGGGCGAGCCTTTCTGGCAATCCGTCACGGGCAGCAAGGACAGCCTGGACGAGGACTGGCATGAAACCGCCGTGCGCGAGGTGCTGGAGGAAACCGGCATCGATGCCCTGGCGCCGGACTGTTGCCTGACCGATTGGGAACTCGAGAACGTCTACGCCATCTATCCGCAATGGCTGCATCGTTACGCACCGGGCGTCAGTCATAACCAGGAGCGTGTCTTCGGCCTTCGTGTGCCACCTCACCTGACCGTGCACTTGAATCCCAGGGAGCACACCGCACATGATTGGCATGATTGGCGTGAGGCAGCCCAGCGCTGCTTTTCTTCTTCCAACGCAGAAGCTATTTTGCTGTTGCCGCGCTTCGAGCCGGCGCTGATCGAGCGCCGCTGCAGGCAACAGCCTTGA
- a CDS encoding gamma-butyrobetaine hydroxylase-like domain-containing protein, with the protein MAGLQANTPTPQSLTVHGASRVLEVSYSDGKTFRIPFELLRVYSPSAEVQGHGPGQEVLQTGKRDVGINTIEPVGNYAIKPFFSDGHESGLYTWEYLYQLGSQQDALWQQYLQRLEEAGMDRDTPMPEKGASGHGCSVH; encoded by the coding sequence ATGGCAGGACTGCAAGCCAACACTCCCACCCCCCAGTCGTTGACCGTGCATGGTGCGTCACGCGTGCTGGAGGTCTCTTATTCGGACGGCAAGACTTTCCGCATCCCGTTCGAGTTGCTGCGCGTGTACTCGCCTTCGGCCGAGGTGCAAGGCCATGGCCCGGGCCAGGAGGTGCTGCAGACCGGCAAGCGCGATGTGGGCATCAACACCATAGAGCCGGTCGGCAACTACGCCATCAAGCCCTTCTTCAGCGATGGGCATGAAAGCGGTCTGTATACCTGGGAATACCTCTACCAGCTGGGCAGCCAGCAGGATGCTCTGTGGCAGCAATATCTGCAGCGCCTCGAAGAGGCCGGGATGGATCGAGATACGCCCATGCCCGAGAAGGGCGCCAGCGGTCATGGCTGCAGCGTGCATTGA
- a CDS encoding sodium:solute symporter family protein, with translation MLLSLVIVYLLVTIGIGLWAARRVKNTADFAIAGRHLPLYMIITTTFATWFGSELVLGVPAKFIEGGLHALVEDPFGAGMCLILVGVFFAAKLYRMNLLTISDYYRSRYGRAIEVVCSLIIMLSYLGWVSAQVTALGLVFNLLSGGAVSIPMGMTIGVLSVLVYTLFGGMWSVAVTDFVQMIILVAGLLILAFFAGDMAGGAGKVVDLATSRDLFKFLPEPSLHEIVFFIGAAVTMMLGSIPQQDIFQRVMSADTEKSAVRGTIIGGACYVIFAFVPMFLVASALIIMPAEATALLADDPQKVLPTLVMDKMPFAMQVLFFGALLSAIKSCASATLLAPSVTFTENIWRQFRPYTSDKDNLRTMRISVLVFAACVLAYSIVMEGTPIYELVASAYQVPLVGAFVPLVFGLYWKRATTQGAISAVALGIGVWLVFMVTPALNQAFPQQLAGLLAAVSGMLAGSLLPQWISNHHREIESFTEIKA, from the coding sequence GTGCTGCTCTCATTGGTGATCGTCTACCTGTTAGTGACCATCGGCATTGGTCTGTGGGCCGCCAGACGCGTGAAGAACACGGCGGATTTCGCCATTGCCGGCCGTCATCTGCCGCTCTACATGATCATCACCACCACCTTTGCGACCTGGTTCGGGTCCGAGCTGGTGCTGGGCGTGCCTGCCAAGTTCATCGAAGGCGGGCTGCATGCGCTGGTGGAAGACCCGTTTGGCGCGGGCATGTGCCTGATCCTGGTGGGCGTCTTTTTTGCGGCCAAGCTCTACCGCATGAATCTGCTGACCATCAGCGACTACTACCGCTCGCGCTATGGCCGGGCTATCGAGGTGGTCTGCTCGCTGATCATCATGCTCAGCTATCTGGGCTGGGTCTCGGCCCAGGTCACGGCGCTGGGCCTGGTGTTCAACCTGCTCTCGGGCGGTGCCGTCAGCATTCCCATGGGCATGACGATCGGCGTGCTCTCCGTGCTGGTCTACACGCTGTTCGGCGGCATGTGGTCCGTGGCCGTGACGGATTTCGTGCAGATGATCATTCTGGTCGCCGGCCTGCTGATACTGGCCTTCTTTGCCGGTGACATGGCGGGCGGCGCGGGCAAGGTGGTCGATCTGGCCACCAGCCGGGATCTGTTCAAGTTCCTGCCCGAGCCTTCGCTGCATGAAATCGTTTTCTTCATCGGCGCTGCCGTGACCATGATGCTGGGCTCGATTCCGCAGCAGGACATCTTTCAGCGCGTGATGTCGGCAGACACCGAAAAATCGGCCGTGCGCGGCACCATCATCGGCGGTGCCTGCTATGTGATCTTTGCCTTCGTGCCCATGTTCCTGGTGGCCAGTGCGCTCATCATCATGCCCGCCGAAGCCACGGCCCTGCTGGCCGATGATCCGCAGAAGGTGCTGCCCACCCTGGTGATGGACAAGATGCCGTTCGCCATGCAGGTGCTGTTCTTCGGCGCGCTGCTCTCGGCCATCAAGTCCTGCGCTTCCGCCACCTTGCTGGCCCCCAGCGTGACCTTCACCGAGAACATCTGGCGTCAGTTCCGGCCCTATACCTCGGACAAGGACAATCTCAGGACCATGCGCATCAGCGTGCTGGTGTTCGCGGCCTGCGTGCTGGCCTATTCGATCGTCATGGAAGGCACGCCTATCTATGAGCTGGTCGCCAGTGCCTATCAGGTGCCGCTGGTGGGCGCCTTCGTACCGCTGGTGTTCGGCCTGTACTGGAAGCGCGCCACCACCCAGGGCGCCATCAGCGCCGTGGCGCTGGGCATAGGTGTGTGGCTGGTCTTCATGGTCACGCCCGCGCTCAACCAGGCTTTTCCACAGCAGCTGGCTGGTCTTTTGGCTGCTGTCTCCGGCATGCTGGCGGGCTCGCTGCTGCCACAGTGGATCAGCAACCATCACCGTGAAATCGAGTCCTTTACCGAGATCAAGGCCTGA
- the ubiE gene encoding bifunctional demethylmenaquinone methyltransferase/2-methoxy-6-polyprenyl-1,4-benzoquinol methylase UbiE, with protein sequence MSSTHFGFQTVDESEKASRVRGVFDSVASKYDVMNDVMSGGMHRAWKAYTLMVANLKEGDKALDIAGGTGDLSLAFSKKVGASGQVVHTDINEAMLRVGRDRLTDKGVILPTLVCDAEKLPFPDNYFDLVSVAFGLRNMTHKDAALKEMNRVLRPGGKLLVLEFSKVAKPLEKAYDWYSFKILPAMGKMIAGDAESYRYLAESIRMHPGQKELKALMQQCGFGHVDYHNMTGGVCALHVGIKC encoded by the coding sequence ATGAGCTCCACACACTTCGGATTCCAGACTGTTGATGAAAGCGAGAAGGCATCGCGCGTACGCGGTGTGTTCGACTCCGTGGCTTCCAAGTACGACGTCATGAACGATGTGATGTCGGGCGGCATGCATCGCGCCTGGAAGGCTTACACGTTGATGGTGGCCAACCTCAAGGAAGGCGACAAGGCGCTGGACATCGCGGGCGGCACAGGGGATCTGTCCCTGGCTTTTTCCAAGAAGGTCGGGGCCAGCGGTCAGGTGGTGCACACCGACATCAACGAAGCCATGCTGCGTGTGGGGCGCGACCGCCTGACCGACAAGGGCGTGATCCTGCCCACGCTGGTCTGCGATGCTGAAAAGCTGCCCTTTCCCGACAACTATTTCGATCTGGTCAGCGTGGCCTTCGGTCTGCGCAATATGACGCACAAGGATGCCGCGCTCAAGGAAATGAACCGCGTGCTGCGTCCTGGCGGCAAGCTGCTGGTGCTGGAATTCTCCAAGGTGGCCAAGCCCCTGGAGAAGGCCTATGACTGGTACTCGTTCAAGATTTTGCCGGCCATGGGCAAGATGATTGCCGGCGACGCCGAAAGCTATCGCTATCTGGCTGAGTCAATCCGCATGCACCCAGGCCAGAAGGAGCTCAAGGCCCTGATGCAGCAATGCGGCTTTGGCCATGTGGACTATCACAACATGACAGGAGGCGTCTGTGCCTTGCATGTGGGAATCAAGTGTTAA
- a CDS encoding HIT family protein, which produces MLVENCPLCASDGGALVWHGDKLRVIRAAEAGFPAFYRVVWNEHAAEFSDLSAADRIVCMDAVALVERVLREQLAPTKINLAALGNMVAHLHWHVIARYDWDSHFPAAVWAAAQRERDEAREAAIARQLPQVDEVLQKALTLWAA; this is translated from the coding sequence ATGTTGGTTGAAAATTGTCCTCTGTGTGCAAGCGATGGCGGTGCGCTGGTCTGGCACGGCGACAAGCTGCGTGTGATTCGCGCAGCGGAAGCTGGCTTTCCGGCCTTCTATCGCGTGGTCTGGAATGAGCATGCGGCCGAGTTCTCGGATCTGAGCGCAGCGGATCGCATTGTCTGCATGGATGCCGTGGCTCTGGTCGAACGTGTGCTGCGCGAGCAGCTGGCTCCTACCAAGATCAACCTGGCTGCGCTCGGTAATATGGTGGCGCATCTGCACTGGCATGTGATTGCGCGCTATGACTGGGACAGCCACTTTCCCGCTGCCGTCTGGGCTGCGGCCCAGCGCGAGCGCGATGAAGCCCGCGAAGCTGCGATTGCCCGCCAGCTGCCGCAGGTGGATGAAGTGCTGCAAAAGGCGTTGACCCTCTGGGCCGCGTGA
- the ubiB gene encoding ubiquinone biosynthesis regulatory protein kinase UbiB: protein MSRFLRGWAILWVVFRYGLDELVLSGIPHPRLRSLRGVLTFGRKLDKPRGVRLREALEELGPIFVKFGQVLSTRSDLMPPDVAEELAKLQDRVPPFDSQIAVDTIERSFRKPLEQIFISFEREPVASASIAQVHFARVRDKSGVEHDVAVKVLRPGMKSVIDKDLALMHMMASWLEKLSHDGKRLKPKEVVAEFDNYLHDELDLIREASNAAQLRRNMEGLDLVLIPEIHWDYCHTDVMVMERMKGVPISQVERLREAGVDIPKLARDGVTIFFTQVFRDGFFHADMHPGNIMVSLEPDTFGRYISLDFGIVGTLTEFDKEYLAQNFLAFFRRDYKRVAALHVESGWVPATTRVEELEAAIRAVCEPYFDRPLAEISLGMVLMRLFQTSRRFQVEIQPQLVLLQKTLLNIEGLGRQLDPNLDLWSTAKPFLEKWMLDQMGPQRLWHELQAQAPRYAKILPDIPRVLHQYLSRHGAGNDSEALLKELLQQQKTTNRLLQAILCGGIGFVIGLVVLQVLLRIRF from the coding sequence ATGAGCCGCTTTCTGCGAGGCTGGGCCATCCTCTGGGTGGTGTTTCGTTATGGACTCGACGAGCTGGTGCTCTCCGGGATTCCCCATCCGCGCCTGCGCAGCCTGCGCGGCGTGCTGACCTTCGGCCGCAAGCTGGACAAGCCACGTGGCGTGCGCCTGCGCGAAGCGCTGGAAGAGCTGGGACCCATCTTCGTGAAGTTCGGTCAGGTGCTGTCTACACGCAGCGACCTGATGCCGCCCGATGTGGCCGAGGAACTGGCCAAGCTGCAGGATCGCGTGCCGCCGTTCGATTCCCAGATCGCGGTGGACACCATCGAGCGTTCCTTTCGCAAGCCGCTGGAGCAGATCTTCATCAGCTTCGAGCGTGAGCCCGTGGCCAGTGCGTCCATCGCCCAGGTGCACTTTGCCAGGGTTCGCGACAAGTCTGGCGTCGAGCACGACGTCGCCGTCAAGGTGCTGCGCCCGGGCATGAAGTCCGTGATCGACAAGGATCTGGCGCTGATGCACATGATGGCGAGCTGGCTGGAAAAGCTCTCCCATGATGGCAAGCGCCTCAAGCCCAAGGAAGTGGTTGCCGAGTTCGACAACTATCTGCATGACGAACTGGACCTGATCCGTGAAGCCTCCAATGCCGCGCAGCTGCGCCGCAATATGGAAGGGCTGGATCTGGTGCTGATCCCCGAGATCCACTGGGATTACTGCCACACCGATGTGATGGTGATGGAGCGCATGAAGGGCGTGCCCATCAGCCAGGTCGAGCGCCTGCGCGAAGCCGGCGTGGACATCCCCAAGCTGGCGCGCGACGGCGTGACCATCTTCTTTACCCAGGTGTTCCGCGACGGTTTCTTTCATGCCGACATGCACCCGGGCAACATCATGGTCAGCCTGGAGCCCGATACCTTCGGGCGCTATATCTCGCTGGACTTCGGCATCGTCGGCACGCTGACCGAGTTCGACAAGGAATATCTGGCGCAGAACTTCCTGGCCTTCTTCCGCCGCGACTACAAGCGCGTTGCCGCCTTGCATGTGGAAAGCGGCTGGGTACCGGCCACGACGCGCGTCGAGGAGCTGGAGGCAGCCATCCGCGCCGTCTGCGAGCCTTATTTCGACCGGCCTCTGGCCGAAATCTCGCTGGGCATGGTGCTGATGCGCCTGTTCCAGACCTCGCGCCGTTTCCAGGTCGAGATCCAGCCCCAGCTGGTGCTGCTGCAAAAGACGCTGCTCAATATTGAAGGCCTGGGGCGTCAGCTCGACCCCAACCTCGATCTGTGGAGCACGGCCAAGCCGTTTCTCGAGAAATGGATGCTGGACCAGATGGGACCGCAGCGCCTATGGCATGAGCTGCAGGCGCAGGCACCGCGTTACGCCAAGATCCTGCCCGACATTCCGCGCGTGCTGCACCAGTATCTGTCCAGACATGGCGCCGGCAATGACAGCGAGGCCCTGCTCAAGGAGCTGCTGCAGCAGCAGAAAACGACCAACCGTTTGCTGCAGGCCATCCTCTGCGGCGGTATCGGTTTCGTCATCGGTCTGGTGGTGCTGCAGGTTCTGCTGCGCATCCGCTTCTGA
- a CDS encoding Tim44 domain-containing protein: MKKLWSIALVAMLVVAHGQADAKRMGGGSSFGKQSGNVTQREASRAPAQNTQQATQQSAAQQNRAAPPAAAPAAAPKKPWGAMLGGLAAGLGLAWLANSLGMGEAFANMLMFGLLAMVIMVVVGMIMRRRKAAPAVQSASSPFAFQGAGNLGGDVNAPQARQYNPEKVGNDASARPWEQNHIPEAAAAAGGSMIGSALSGSQNWGVPADFDAEGFLTAAKRNFVTLQSAWDRSDITTLRSMMTDEMLAEIRSQLSERESQRAGEPNHTDVLMIDAQLLGIEDLGNGYMASVEFSGMIREEASAGPSPFREVWNMTKPKSGTSGWLVAGVQALQ; the protein is encoded by the coding sequence ATGAAGAAACTTTGGTCAATCGCCTTGGTGGCAATGCTGGTGGTGGCACATGGTCAGGCCGATGCCAAACGCATGGGCGGTGGCTCATCGTTCGGCAAGCAGTCGGGCAACGTCACTCAACGCGAAGCATCTCGTGCTCCCGCTCAGAATACCCAGCAGGCTACGCAGCAGAGTGCGGCGCAGCAAAACCGTGCTGCTCCGCCTGCAGCGGCTCCGGCCGCTGCACCCAAGAAGCCATGGGGAGCCATGCTGGGCGGCCTCGCCGCAGGCCTGGGCCTGGCCTGGCTGGCCAACTCGCTGGGCATGGGCGAGGCCTTTGCCAATATGCTGATGTTCGGTCTGCTGGCCATGGTGATCATGGTGGTGGTCGGCATGATCATGCGCCGTCGCAAGGCAGCGCCTGCCGTGCAGAGCGCCAGCAGTCCATTCGCCTTTCAGGGTGCAGGCAATCTGGGCGGTGATGTGAATGCACCTCAGGCACGTCAGTACAACCCCGAAAAAGTGGGCAATGATGCGTCGGCTCGTCCTTGGGAACAGAACCATATTCCCGAAGCCGCAGCTGCAGCTGGCGGCTCCATGATCGGCTCTGCCCTGTCGGGTTCACAGAACTGGGGCGTGCCTGCAGACTTCGACGCCGAAGGCTTTCTCACGGCAGCCAAGCGCAACTTCGTGACGCTGCAGTCGGCCTGGGATAGGTCCGACATCACCACTCTGCGCTCCATGATGACCGACGAGATGCTCGCGGAAATCCGCAGCCAGCTGTCCGAGCGCGAGAGCCAGCGTGCCGGTGAACCCAACCACACCGATGTGCTGATGATTGATGCGCAGCTGCTGGGTATCGAAGATCTGGGTAATGGCTATATGGCCAGCGTCGAGTTCTCCGGCATGATCCGCGAAGAGGCATCGGCAGGCCCCAGCCCCTTCCGTGAAGTCTGGAACATGACCAAGCCCAAGAGTGGCACCAGCGGCTGGCTGGTGGCAGGCGTGCAGGCGCTGCAATAA
- a CDS encoding DUF502 domain-containing protein: MSALRKWLIAGLLVIVPLVITLGVLNWIIGTLDQTLAILPEAWQPDRLLGMHIPGFGVILTLLILLLVGGIASNFIGRKLVGWGDALVRRIPVVRSIYSSVKQVSDTVFSDSGNAFRTAVLVQWPREGVWTVAFVTGQPSGEVAALLRDEYVSVFVPTTPNPTGGYFVLVRKSECIELEMSVDAALKYIVSMGVVAPPDLALIEESKQTTLSHP; encoded by the coding sequence ATGTCTGCATTGCGCAAGTGGCTGATTGCCGGTTTGCTGGTCATCGTTCCCCTGGTGATCACGCTGGGCGTGCTCAACTGGATCATCGGAACGCTGGATCAGACGCTGGCCATTCTTCCCGAGGCCTGGCAGCCCGACAGATTGCTGGGCATGCATATTCCGGGCTTTGGCGTTATTCTGACCTTGCTGATTCTGCTGCTCGTGGGCGGCATTGCCAGTAATTTCATCGGCCGCAAGCTGGTGGGTTGGGGTGATGCGCTGGTGCGTCGCATTCCCGTGGTGCGCTCCATCTATTCCAGCGTCAAGCAGGTCTCGGACACTGTGTTCTCCGACAGCGGCAACGCTTTTCGCACGGCAGTGCTGGTGCAGTGGCCGCGCGAGGGCGTATGGACCGTGGCTTTCGTCACCGGCCAGCCCAGCGGTGAAGTGGCAGCTTTGCTGCGCGATGAATATGTGAGCGTCTTCGTGCCCACCACGCCCAACCCCACTGGGGGTTACTTCGTGCTGGTGCGCAAGAGCGAGTGCATCGAGCTGGAAATGAGTGTGGATGCGGCGCTCAAATACATTGTTTCGATGGGTGTGGTGGCTCCGCCAGACCTCGCCCTGATCGAAGAATCCAAACAAACAACCTTGTCGCACCCCTAA
- the aspS gene encoding aspartate--tRNA ligase — MAMRSQYCGLVTEAQMGETVTLCGWVNRRRDHGGVIFIDLRDREGYVQVVCDPDRAEMFKVAEDVRNEFCVQVKGVVRARPAGTTNDKLKSGQIEVLCHELNVLNASVTPPFQLDDDNLSETVRLTNRVMDLRRPVMQRNMMLRYKTAIQVRNFLDKEGFIDIETPMLGKSTPEGARDYLVPSRVHDGEFFALPQSPQLYKQMLMVSGFDRYYQITKCFRDEDLRADRQPEFTQIDCETSFLNEEEIRAIFQRMIKEVFQTQLNVDLGEFPIMTYQDAAFRFGSDKPDLRVKLEFTELTDIMGDVDFKVFSTPATTKGGRVVALRVPGGAAISRGEIDGYTEFVKIYGAKGLAWIKVNDASIGAGDDPEKRWPGLQSPIVKNLHDAALTEIIKRTGAQSGDLLFFGADKEKIVNDSIGALRLKVGHSEFGKKSGLFEDRWAPLWVVDFPMFEHDEENDRWAAVHHPFTSPKDGHEELMVTDPGKCIAKAYDMVLNGWELGGGSVRIHRADVQAKVFAALNITPDEQRAKFGYLLDALQYGAPPHGGLAFGLDRLITLMTGSDSIRDVIAFPKTQRAQDLLTQAPSPVDEKQLRELHIKLRNVAVTTTEA, encoded by the coding sequence ATGGCAATGCGTTCTCAATACTGCGGTCTGGTGACCGAAGCCCAGATGGGCGAAACCGTGACCTTGTGCGGCTGGGTGAATCGCCGCCGTGACCATGGTGGCGTGATCTTCATCGACCTGCGCGACCGCGAAGGCTATGTGCAGGTGGTCTGCGATCCCGACCGCGCCGAGATGTTCAAGGTAGCCGAAGACGTGCGCAACGAGTTCTGCGTGCAGGTCAAGGGCGTGGTGCGTGCGCGTCCCGCCGGCACCACCAACGACAAGCTCAAGAGCGGCCAGATCGAAGTGCTGTGCCACGAGCTGAACGTGCTCAACGCGTCCGTCACGCCTCCTTTCCAGCTGGACGACGACAACCTGTCGGAAACCGTGCGCCTCACGAATCGCGTGATGGATCTGCGCCGTCCCGTGATGCAGCGCAACATGATGCTGCGCTACAAGACCGCCATCCAGGTGCGCAACTTCCTCGACAAGGAAGGCTTCATCGACATCGAGACTCCCATGCTGGGCAAGTCCACGCCCGAAGGCGCCCGTGACTACCTGGTGCCCTCGCGTGTGCATGACGGCGAATTCTTCGCGCTGCCCCAGTCGCCCCAGCTGTACAAGCAGATGCTGATGGTCTCGGGCTTCGACCGCTACTACCAGATCACCAAGTGCTTCCGCGACGAAGACCTGCGCGCTGACCGCCAGCCCGAATTCACGCAGATCGACTGCGAAACCTCCTTCCTGAACGAAGAGGAAATCCGCGCCATCTTCCAGCGCATGATCAAGGAAGTGTTCCAGACCCAGCTGAACGTGGATCTGGGCGAGTTCCCCATCATGACCTACCAGGATGCGGCCTTCCGCTTCGGTTCGGACAAGCCCGACCTGCGCGTCAAGCTGGAGTTCACCGAGCTGACCGACATCATGGGCGACGTGGACTTCAAGGTCTTCTCCACCCCCGCCACCACCAAGGGCGGCCGTGTCGTGGCCCTGCGCGTGCCCGGCGGCGCTGCCATCTCGCGCGGCGAGATCGACGGCTACACCGAGTTCGTCAAGATCTACGGTGCCAAGGGCCTGGCCTGGATCAAGGTCAACGACGCTAGCATTGGTGCTGGTGACGATCCGGAGAAGCGTTGGCCTGGTCTGCAGTCGCCCATCGTCAAGAACCTGCATGATGCTGCCTTGACCGAAATCATCAAGCGCACGGGTGCTCAAAGCGGCGACCTGCTGTTCTTCGGTGCCGACAAGGAAAAGATCGTCAACGACTCCATCGGCGCCCTGCGCCTGAAGGTCGGTCACAGCGAATTCGGCAAGAAGAGCGGTCTGTTTGAAGACCGCTGGGCACCGCTGTGGGTGGTGGATTTCCCCATGTTCGAGCATGACGAGGAAAACGACCGCTGGGCCGCTGTGCACCACCCCTTCACCTCGCCCAAGGATGGCCACGAAGAACTGATGGTGACCGACCCCGGCAAGTGCATTGCCAAGGCCTACGACATGGTCTTGAACGGCTGGGAACTGGGCGGCGGCTCGGTGCGTATCCACCGCGCTGACGTGCAAGCCAAGGTGTTTGCGGCGCTGAATATTACGCCTGACGAGCAGCGCGCCAAGTTCGGCTACCTGCTGGATGCTCTGCAGTATGGTGCGCCTCCTCATGGCGGCCTGGCCTTCGGTCTGGACCGTCTGATCACGCTGATGACGGGCTCCGACTCCATCCGTGACGTGATCGCCTTCCCCAAGACCCAGCGCGCCCAGGATCTGCTGACCCAGGCGCCTTCGCCCGTAGACGAGAAGCAGCTGCGCGAGCTGCATATCAAGTTGCGCAACGTGGCCGTGACGACCACCGAGGCTTGA
- a CDS encoding endonuclease/exonuclease/phosphatase family protein: MSEVQLFTPPEPQILRVATYNIHKGVQGLGPARRLEIHNLGLAVEQLDADIVCLQEVRKMNRKEEQYFDRWPNVPQAEYLAPEGYESVYLTNAYTRDGEHGNALLSRWPVIGYQHEDISDHRFEQRGLLHVELDIHGKRVHSIVVHLGLIPGSRIRQIALLQRFIEREVPPNAPLVVAGDFNDWGNQIKRMLAGFGLFEYEETQGILTYPSRLPIAQLDHIYVRGLTPLGLQVPKGRIWWRMSDHLPLIAEFRL; this comes from the coding sequence ATGTCTGAAGTTCAGTTGTTTACGCCGCCAGAGCCGCAGATCCTGCGCGTGGCTACCTACAACATTCACAAGGGTGTGCAGGGCCTGGGTCCTGCCAGGAGGCTGGAGATTCACAATCTGGGACTCGCGGTGGAGCAGCTCGATGCGGACATCGTCTGCCTTCAGGAGGTTCGCAAGATGAACCGCAAGGAGGAGCAGTATTTCGATCGCTGGCCCAATGTGCCGCAGGCCGAGTATCTGGCTCCCGAAGGCTACGAGTCCGTCTATCTGACCAATGCCTACACCCGGGACGGCGAGCACGGCAATGCGCTGCTCAGCCGCTGGCCGGTGATCGGCTACCAGCACGAGGACATCTCTGACCATCGCTTCGAACAGCGCGGCCTGCTGCATGTGGAGCTGGACATCCACGGCAAGCGCGTGCACTCCATCGTCGTGCACCTGGGCCTGATTCCGGGCAGCCGCATTCGCCAGATTGCACTGCTGCAGCGCTTCATCGAGCGCGAGGTGCCGCCCAATGCGCCGCTGGTGGTGGCGGGCGACTTCAACGACTGGGGCAACCAGATCAAGCGCATGCTGGCGGGCTTCGGCCTGTTCGAGTACGAGGAGACGCAGGGCATTCTGACCTATCCTTCGCGGCTGCCGATTGCGCAGCTCGACCATATCTATGTGCGCGGCCTGACCCCGCTGGGGCTGCAGGTGCCTAAGGGGCGCATCTGGTGGCGCATGTCGGATCATCTGCCGCTGATCGCGGAGTTCAGGCTGTAG